One stretch of Variovorax sp. 54 DNA includes these proteins:
- a CDS encoding MFS transporter: protein MDATLAPIREHTATAELDGIYRKIIFRLIPFLMLLWVLAWIDRVNIGFIKLTMLDDLKWSEASYGLGAGIFFLGYFFFEVPSNLLLQKIGAKKTIMRITIGWGLTSIATMFVKSTEMFYLLRFLLGVFEAGFYPGIILYLTYWFPDGRRAKAFGMFMSASAFAGVIGGPLAGFIMNNMHGVNGWAGWQWVLLLEGIPSVLAGIATYFYLTDRPEQAHWLTARERQLVHDDLERDRKALGHREHSMLASLKNGKFWLLILIFFCIIAANSSLTFYGPTLVKEIGFTNPLTIGWIMAGAYLCGAAGMIWNGFHSDRHQESRYHCALAAALGSGALLVVALFLRQSPGLVLAGLTLAIVGTMSAIPVFWQMPNRFLAGTAAAGGVALINSIANLAGFGAPWMLGLIKTATGSLAPGLYVVAAVEVCAAVLILLFVPRLQKTSAR from the coding sequence ATGGACGCCACGCTGGCGCCGATCCGGGAACACACCGCCACGGCGGAACTGGACGGCATCTACCGCAAGATCATCTTTCGCCTGATTCCCTTTTTGATGCTGCTCTGGGTGCTGGCCTGGATCGACCGGGTCAACATCGGCTTCATCAAGCTGACGATGCTCGACGACCTGAAGTGGAGCGAGGCGTCGTACGGGCTGGGCGCGGGGATCTTCTTTCTGGGCTACTTCTTCTTCGAGGTGCCGAGCAACCTGCTGCTGCAGAAGATCGGCGCCAAGAAGACCATCATGCGCATCACCATCGGCTGGGGCCTGACCTCGATCGCCACGATGTTCGTGAAGAGCACCGAGATGTTCTACCTGCTGCGCTTTCTGCTGGGCGTGTTCGAGGCGGGCTTCTACCCCGGCATCATTCTTTACCTGACCTACTGGTTCCCGGACGGCCGCCGTGCCAAGGCCTTCGGCATGTTCATGTCGGCCTCGGCTTTCGCGGGCGTGATCGGCGGGCCGCTGGCCGGCTTCATCATGAACAACATGCACGGTGTGAACGGCTGGGCCGGCTGGCAATGGGTGCTGCTGCTCGAGGGCATTCCCTCGGTGCTGGCCGGCATCGCCACGTATTTCTACCTGACCGACCGGCCCGAGCAGGCCCACTGGCTCACGGCGCGTGAACGCCAGCTGGTGCACGACGACCTGGAGCGCGACCGCAAGGCGCTGGGCCATCGCGAGCACAGCATGCTGGCCTCGCTGAAGAACGGCAAGTTCTGGCTGTTGATCCTGATCTTCTTCTGCATCATCGCGGCCAACTCGTCGCTCACCTTCTACGGCCCGACGCTGGTCAAAGAGATCGGCTTCACCAACCCGCTGACCATCGGCTGGATCATGGCCGGCGCCTACCTGTGCGGCGCGGCCGGGATGATCTGGAACGGCTTCCACTCCGACCGCCACCAGGAGTCGCGCTACCACTGCGCGCTGGCCGCGGCGCTCGGTTCGGGGGCATTGCTGGTGGTCGCGCTGTTCCTGCGCCAGAGCCCGGGCCTCGTGCTGGCCGGCCTCACGCTCGCCATCGTCGGCACCATGAGCGCGATCCCCGTGTTCTGGCAGATGCCCAACCGCTTCCTGGCGGGCACCGCAGCCGCCGGCGGCGTGGCGCTGATCAACTCGATCGCCAACCTCGCGGGCTTCGGCGCGCCGTGGATGCTGGGCCTCATCAAGACCGCCACCGGCAGCCTCGCGCCGGGGCTGTATGTGGTCGCGGCGGTGGAAGTCTGCGCCGCCGTACTGATCCTGCTGTTCGTGCCGCGTCTGCAGAAGACGTCTGCGCGCTGA
- the uraD gene encoding 2-oxo-4-hydroxy-4-carboxy-5-ureidoimidazoline decarboxylase has protein sequence MPSHAHRFDLQALNAMDCDAFVAALGPTFENSPWVARTAWQLRPFASIDALHDAMLDVVRRAPDAQQLAFLCGHPELAGREAQDGTMTAESVGEQGSAGLNALSREEMAEIQRLNRVYRERHGFPFIIAVRRSTKGQIFEAMRSRAAESTEAERRAALAQIGLITRGRIDTLLGASISQGAVHA, from the coding sequence ATGCCTTCCCACGCCCATCGTTTCGATCTCCAGGCGCTCAACGCCATGGACTGCGACGCGTTCGTCGCCGCACTCGGGCCGACTTTCGAAAACTCGCCCTGGGTCGCACGCACGGCCTGGCAGCTCCGGCCTTTCGCCAGCATCGACGCCTTGCACGACGCCATGCTCGATGTGGTGCGCCGCGCCCCCGATGCCCAGCAACTCGCCTTCCTGTGCGGCCACCCCGAACTGGCGGGCCGCGAAGCCCAGGACGGCACGATGACCGCCGAGTCGGTCGGCGAGCAGGGCAGTGCGGGCCTGAACGCCCTGAGCCGCGAAGAGATGGCCGAGATCCAGCGGCTGAACCGCGTGTACCGCGAGCGGCACGGTTTTCCTTTCATCATCGCCGTGCGGCGCAGCACCAAGGGTCAGATCTTCGAGGCGATGCGCAGCCGCGCCGCCGAGTCGACCGAGGCCGAGCGCCGCGCGGCGCTGGCGCAGATCGGTTTGATCACCCGCGGGCGCATCGACACGCTGCTGGGTGCGTCCATCTCTCAAGGAGCGGTCCATGCCTGA
- a CDS encoding hydroxyisourate hydrolase encodes MPENVVSLAARRRFALSGLALGAAALAPHGVVAQTAAPAGPAQASGPVVLHGVSPRLTVHALDTFHGAAATGLRIDFSVREGDGFKLLRTVTMNGNGRSDEPLLIGDSYRAGDYELLLHVDEYFARKPSRLPTPPFLSKLPVRIRVANAAERIHLPIQFGPWSYTYSRGS; translated from the coding sequence ATGCCTGAGAACGTCGTTTCGCTTGCTGCACGCCGTCGCTTCGCGCTGTCGGGCCTCGCGCTCGGCGCCGCCGCCCTGGCTCCCCACGGCGTTGTTGCGCAAACGGCCGCACCCGCCGGTCCGGCCCAGGCCAGCGGTCCGGTCGTGCTGCACGGCGTGAGCCCGCGCCTGACCGTGCATGCGCTCGACACCTTCCACGGCGCCGCGGCGACCGGCCTGCGCATCGATTTCTCGGTGCGCGAAGGCGACGGCTTCAAGCTGCTGCGCACCGTGACCATGAACGGCAACGGGCGCTCCGACGAGCCGCTGCTCATCGGCGACAGCTACCGCGCCGGCGACTACGAGCTGCTGCTGCACGTGGACGAGTACTTCGCGCGCAAGCCATCGCGGCTGCCCACGCCGCCGTTCCTGTCGAAGCTGCCGGTGCGCATTCGCGTGGCCAACGCGGCCGAGCGCATCCACCTGCCGATCCAGTTCGGCCCGTGGAGCTACACCTACTCGCGCGGCAGCTGA
- the uraH gene encoding hydroxyisourate hydrolase: MTGITTHVLDITTGRPLVGMKVDLYDVATTPPTRLNSTRTNADGRTDAPMLPGASARTGQFELQFHVGDHFKAADALSDVVPVRFAIADATQHYHVPMLCAPWFFSTYRGS; the protein is encoded by the coding sequence ATGACCGGCATCACGACCCATGTGCTCGACATCACCACCGGCCGCCCGCTCGTCGGGATGAAGGTCGACCTCTACGACGTGGCGACCACGCCGCCGACGCGCCTGAACAGCACGCGCACCAACGCCGACGGCCGCACCGACGCGCCCATGCTGCCCGGGGCCTCGGCGCGCACCGGGCAGTTCGAGCTGCAGTTCCACGTCGGGGACCACTTCAAGGCGGCCGATGCGCTGTCGGACGTGGTGCCCGTGCGCTTCGCCATCGCCGATGCCACGCAGCACTACCACGTGCCGATGCTGTGCGCGCCCTGGTTTTTTTCCACCTATCGCGGCAGCTGA
- a CDS encoding nucleoside deaminase: MTTPHDPNAGAYLLDSIRLAMGNIRERKTWPFGAVIARDGQVIATAVNEVDALCDPSAHAEMQAVRAAAKALKSTDLSGCTVYASGYPCAMCLTAMYLAGVKEVFYAYSNEDGEPFDLSAERGYVEIARPPEQREMKLHSMPVRDESDEDLYEAWSKVAG; encoded by the coding sequence ATGACAACCCCCCATGACCCGAACGCAGGCGCGTACCTGCTCGACTCCATCCGCCTCGCCATGGGCAACATCCGCGAACGCAAGACCTGGCCCTTCGGTGCGGTGATCGCGCGCGACGGGCAGGTGATTGCCACCGCCGTCAACGAGGTGGACGCCCTGTGCGACCCCTCGGCCCATGCCGAGATGCAGGCCGTGCGCGCCGCCGCGAAAGCGCTGAAGAGCACCGACCTGTCGGGGTGCACCGTGTACGCCAGCGGCTACCCGTGCGCGATGTGCCTGACGGCGATGTACCTCGCGGGCGTGAAGGAAGTTTTCTACGCCTACTCGAACGAAGACGGCGAACCCTTTGACCTGTCGGCCGAGCGCGGCTACGTCGAGATTGCGCGGCCACCGGAACAGCGGGAGATGAAGCTGCATTCGATGCCGGTGCGCGACGAGAGCGATGAAGACTTGTACGAGGCTTGGAGCAAGGTGGCTGGCTGA
- a CDS encoding LysR family transcriptional regulator → MDRFDAMQAFTRVVEAGSFTKAADTLHMSKTSVTQLVQQLEARLRVKLLNRTTRKVNVTADGAAYYERAVRLLADLDDAETSLSSASALPRGRLRVDVPGPLARTILVPALPAFHARYPDIQLDMGVSDRMVDVIGENVDCVVRGGELTDPSLMARRVGDLQLGVYAAPGYLEGAGTPAHPHELEDTHHRIVGFLWSRNGKTFPYAMRRGDERVDVQGRYVLSVDDGNAYLAAGLAGLGILWLPDYMATPHRARGELLPLFEDWQLDPMPLYVAFAPNRHVSAKLRAFIEWVAGLMAQHAPVITRPGAPSS, encoded by the coding sequence ATGGACCGTTTCGATGCAATGCAGGCCTTCACCCGCGTGGTGGAAGCCGGCAGCTTCACCAAGGCGGCCGACACGCTGCACATGAGCAAGACCAGCGTGACACAGCTGGTGCAGCAGCTCGAGGCCCGGCTGCGCGTGAAGCTGCTGAACCGCACCACGCGCAAGGTGAACGTCACGGCCGACGGCGCGGCGTACTACGAGCGCGCGGTGCGGCTGCTGGCCGATCTGGACGATGCCGAGACCAGCCTGTCGAGCGCCTCTGCCCTGCCCCGGGGCCGCCTGCGGGTCGACGTGCCCGGTCCGCTGGCCCGCACGATCCTCGTGCCCGCGCTGCCGGCCTTTCATGCGCGCTACCCCGACATCCAGCTCGACATGGGCGTGAGTGACCGCATGGTCGATGTGATCGGCGAGAACGTCGATTGCGTCGTGCGCGGCGGCGAACTCACCGACCCGTCGCTCATGGCACGCCGCGTGGGCGACCTGCAGCTCGGGGTCTATGCGGCGCCAGGCTACCTGGAAGGGGCCGGCACGCCCGCGCACCCGCACGAACTGGAAGACACGCACCACCGCATCGTCGGTTTCCTGTGGTCGCGCAACGGCAAGACCTTTCCGTACGCCATGCGCCGGGGCGACGAACGCGTCGACGTGCAGGGCCGCTACGTGCTCTCGGTCGACGACGGCAACGCGTATCTCGCGGCCGGTCTGGCGGGCCTGGGCATCCTCTGGTTGCCGGACTACATGGCCACACCGCACCGGGCACGCGGCGAACTGCTGCCGCTGTTCGAAGACTGGCAGCTCGATCCGATGCCGCTGTACGTGGCCTTCGCGCCGAACCGGCATGTCAGCGCGAAGCTGCGCGCGTTCATCGAGTGGGTTGCCGGGCTCATGGCGCAGCATGCGCCGGTCATCACTCGCCCTGGCGCGCCCTCCTCCTGA
- a CDS encoding RidA family protein gives MAARDVVFPPGRQALYERNRYSPAVRSNGFLFVSGQVGSREDGSPEPELEAQVRRAFDNLNAILKAAGCTFDDVVDVTVFIVDPESNFETIWKLVPEYWGDAPHPTLTGIGVTWLYGFQFEIKVIAKLPEVGGTGPGSAST, from the coding sequence ATGGCCGCACGCGACGTCGTTTTTCCACCCGGGCGCCAGGCGCTCTACGAACGCAACCGCTATTCGCCGGCGGTTCGATCCAATGGCTTCCTGTTCGTGTCGGGGCAGGTCGGCAGCCGCGAAGACGGTTCGCCGGAACCTGAGCTGGAAGCGCAGGTGCGGCGCGCGTTCGACAACCTGAACGCGATCCTGAAGGCCGCGGGCTGCACCTTCGACGACGTGGTCGATGTGACGGTCTTCATCGTCGATCCGGAATCGAACTTCGAAACGATCTGGAAACTGGTGCCCGAGTACTGGGGCGACGCGCCGCACCCGACGCTGACCGGCATCGGCGTGACGTGGCTCTATGGCTTCCAGTTCGAGATCAAGGTGATTGCGAAGCTGCCGGAAGTCGGTGGGACTGGGCCGGGTTCGGCGTCCACCTGA
- a CDS encoding TetR/AcrR family transcriptional regulator, with the protein MAGDVRDRMVEEAMALLARRGLQATSFSEVLSASGAPRGSLYHHFPGGKDQLVAAAVDRAGAMLTDAMEPVAGAPVEVVVERFLAIWRAVLTRSQCGAGCAVLAVTVATDSAELLSHATAVFRAWRERLADLLREGGLSSGQARALATVLIASVEGAVVLSRADQSLEPFEAVAQQLMAQVRRPSA; encoded by the coding sequence ATGGCGGGAGACGTTCGCGATCGCATGGTCGAAGAGGCGATGGCACTGCTGGCACGGCGCGGATTGCAGGCCACGTCGTTTTCCGAAGTGCTGTCGGCTTCGGGCGCGCCGCGCGGATCGCTGTATCACCACTTTCCGGGTGGCAAGGACCAACTCGTCGCGGCGGCTGTCGACCGCGCTGGCGCCATGTTGACCGATGCGATGGAGCCGGTGGCCGGCGCGCCGGTTGAGGTGGTCGTCGAGCGCTTCCTCGCGATCTGGCGCGCGGTGCTCACGCGCTCGCAGTGCGGGGCGGGTTGCGCTGTGCTGGCCGTCACGGTGGCCACCGACTCGGCAGAACTGCTTTCGCATGCCACCGCCGTGTTTCGCGCCTGGCGCGAGCGGTTGGCTGATCTGCTGCGCGAAGGGGGGCTTTCATCGGGCCAGGCGCGAGCCCTCGCCACGGTGCTCATCGCCTCGGTGGAAGGCGCGGTAGTGCTCAGCCGGGCCGACCAGAGCCTCGAACCCTTCGAGGCGGTGGCACAGCAACTGATGGCCCAGGTGCGTCGGCCATCCGCGTGA